TATACTTTCTTTATCTTCAAGATGTATATCATATTTTAAATTATATTTAGTTAGAATATCTTTTATAAGGTTAGATGTACCTTCTTTAGTCAGCTTCATTTCTTCACTTTTTTTAGTTATAGCATACATTCCAAGTGCAACTGCCTCACCATGAGTATACTTTTCAAAGTTAAAATATTTTTCAATAGCATGACCTATTGTATGACCAAAGTTTAAAAGCATTCTTTCTCCAGTATCTTTTTCATCTCTTTCAACTATTTCTCTTTTTATATTGCAACAAGAATAAATTATATGTTCCATGTTTTCTATAAGTTCTTCATTTGTATTATAATTTAATAAATTATAAAATAGCTGTTTATCTCTTATGCAACCATATTTAATAACTTCCGCCATACCATCATAAAAAAATCTTTCATCTAAAGTCTTTAACATATTAGGATCTATAAAAACAGCTTTAGGATGATAGAAATTTCCCACTAGATTTTTGCCCCTATTTAAATCTACTGCAACTTTTCCACCAATACTGCTATCTATTTGTGCTAAAAGAGAAGTTGGTATTTGAATATATGGTATTCCTCTTAAAAGAGTTGCAGCTGCAAACCCTGTTAAATCTCCAACTACTCCTCCTCCAAGAGCAATTATAAGATCCCCTCTTGTTATATTAAAATCTAATAGTTCATCATATGTGTTAAGTAAAACCTCTACTGATTTACTCTTTTCTCCTGGATTTAAAACTATTTTTTTTACGTTAAATCCTCTGCCTTCTAATTGACTTACTATTTTATCTCCATAAAATTTATCTACATTTTTATCTGTAACAACAGCAACTTTTTTGCCATTATAAATCTCACTTATTTTTTTACCTATGGAAGAAATAAGCCCTTTTTCTATAAGTATAGAATAACTATTTTCTCCAAGACTTATTTTTAGTTCTCTCACTCACACATCGCCTCTCTCTTTTTACATGCAGTATCTAATATTTCACATAAGCCTTTTATATCATCATTGACAATTGCCATTTTTAATTCTTGTATATTATTTTGAAATTCTTCTATTTCATCAATTAAGTTTTTCTTATTTCCTATAAAAAGTTCTGTCCATAACTTAGTATTTATTCTAGCTATTCTTGTTAAATCTCTATAACTATCTCCAGTAAATTTTCCTGTATCTATTCCTAAATTATCACTATTTACTAAAGAAACTGCTATAACATGAGGAAGTTGACTTGTAAATCCTACTACCTTATCATGCAATTCAGGGGTTATCTTTTTTACACTAGAAAACCCTATCTTTTTAACTAGTTGCTCTAAAAATTCAATGTTCTCTTTTTTGTTTCTATCATTGGGAGTTATTATATAGTTTGCATTTTTAAAAATATCCTTTGATGCATATTTAACTCCACTGAATTCCCTTCCTGCCATTGGGTGTCCAAAAACAAAATCCATATCTTCTCTTAAAACTTTGTTTATTTCTTCCACAAAATCGCTTTTAATTCCAGTTACATCTGTAAGAATAGCACCTTTTTTAAAGTATTTTATATTATCCTTTATAAATTCTTTTATAATCTTAGGATAAACACAAATTATTACTAAATCAGACTCCCTTAAAGGAATTCTTGGATCTTTAAATCCTTTATCTATAATTCCTAATTCTTCTCCTAGTTTTAAAGCATTTTCATCTTTATCTATAGCATATATTTTTTTCGGATTAAGCTCTCTTAATGCACAAGCATAAGAACCGCCCATAAGTCCTAAACCAACAATAGTTACATTAAAGTCTATTTCATCCATAATAAATACCCCACTATTAAGCCCCTTATTAGATTTCTTTTCCTACTGCTTTTGCAACCGCTCTTAAATCTTTCATTAATGTATCGAATTTTTCTGGTTTTAGTGATTGACCACCATCACTCTTAGCATTTTTAGGATCATTGTGTACTTCTATCATAAGTCCATCCGCTCCAACTGCAACAGCTGCTTTTGCTAAAGGTTCAACTAACCACCAAAGTCCTCCAGCATGACTTGGATCTACAATTACAGGTAAGTGACTGTATTTCTTTATAACTGGTATAGCACTTAAGTCTAATGTATTTCTTGTATATGTTTCGTATGTTCTTATTCCCCTTTCACAAAGGATAACATTTTCGTTACCACCGGCCATTATATATTCAGCTGACATTAAAAGTTCTTCTATTGTAGCTGCAAGTCCTCTCTTTAAAAGTATTGGTTTGTTTGTCTTACCAAGTTCCTTTAAAAGATCGAAGTTTTGCATATTTCTTGCTCCTACTTGAATTACATCTACATCTTCAACAAACTTATCAACTAAGTTAGGTGACATAATCTCAGTTACTATTGGTAATCCTGTTTCTTTTCTTGCTATTTTTAAAAGTTCTAATCCATCTAATCCCATTCCTTGGAAACTGTATGGTGAAGTTCTTGGTTTGAAAGCTCCGCCTCTTAAGAATGTTGCCCCTGATTTTTTAACATCCTGTGCAAGCTTTACGATTTGTTCTTCACTTTCAACTGAACATGGACCTGCCATTACAGTTAAGTTGTTTCCACCAATAAGAGTATTTTTAACCTTTATTATTGAATCATCTGGATGGAACATTCTATTTGCTTTTTTATAAGGTTCTTGCACTTGCACCACTCTTTCTACATCTTCATTTGCCTGAATTTGATTTGAATCAATATTACTTGTATCCCCAACTAAACCAAGTATACGAAAATTATCCCCCTTTGAATCATTAATTCCTATGCCCCTTGCTGTAATTTGTTCCTTAATTCTTTCAATGCTTTTTTCTGATGCTGTAGCTTTCATAACTATTATCATTTTGATAACCCCCTATTTATTTTAATAAAATGTATAAAAAAAAGAAGCCTCATAATGAGCCTTCTTAATATATTCTTAGATATATTTATGAAATATAACAATATTTAGATACTGTTTAACTCATTAGATATAGGAATTTCAGTTTTTGAGTAGCAAAAATAACCAGCGCTAAAAAAGTAGCTCCAGTTTCCGTAATAAAAGAATTCTGCTGTTATTCCCTTTCTAATAAGATTTTTCATAGTTGTATATCCTCCAATAATTTACTTAATAGTTTAATTAATTTTAACCTGTATAATAATAACTTAAATTCAAAATTAATTTGTTAAGTTGTTGTGTTAAATTATACTATTATTTTTTAAGATGTCAATACCAAAATAAAAATAAGCTTCTTTTTATTAACAATTTTTTATACTAATCAATATAATATAGTAGGTCCACAATATCTCCACCCTAGACAAGCTACACAATCCTAATATATGGAGGTGTTAGTTAATCATGTTTGGTTCATTATTATTTCCTTTGTTATGTGGTTTAGGTGGCCGTGGTAATGGTTGCGGTTGCAACCCTCCAAGACCTAACCCATGCTGCGGTTGCGGCCCTATGTGTTGTAAACATTGTGGTTCTTACGAAATTTATCGTTGTGAACCTGCTAAACCTTGTTGTTGCTGTTGTCAATGTTGTGACCCTTGTGAATGTTGTGATTGTTGCAATTGCTGTGATTGTTGTTGTTGTGCCGAAGGTAAAAAGCATAAAAAACATCACAAACATCATAAACACCACAAACATGACAAATGCGAAATGTGCTGCTGTCAGTGTATTCCAATGAATAATTGCTGTTCTAATGGTGGATGGTGCTAATTATTCATTTATATATAGATAGATAGTTAAATTGTAATAGCACAAATCTTTAAGATTTGTGCTATTTGTTTATTATTTTATTAACTTTCTTTTTCTTAGGAAATCATCTGCAACCTTTCTTGGATCTTCTCCTAATTTATCAACTTTATAATTAAGTTCTGTCATATCATCTTCACTTACTTTTCCTGCTAACATATTTAAAACTTTCTTTAATTCTGGATGTTTCTTTAACACATCATTTCTTATAATAGGTGCTGCATAGTATGGTGGAAAAAAGTGTTTATCATCCTCTAATCTAGTAAGATTATAAACCTTTAATAATCCATCTGTTGCAAAAGCATCTATAACATCAGCTTCCTTACTTTGAAGCGCTGAATATCTAAGGGAACCATCTAATGATTTAACATCCTTAACATTCATATTATAAAAATCCTTCATACCTAAATATCCATCTTGTCTATCTGAAAATTCCATTGTACATCCTAACACTAAGTTATTACTAACTTTAGCAAGATCACTTAAAGTCTTTAATCCATATTTTTTAGCAGTTTCTTTGGCAACAGCTAAAACATAAGTATTGTTATATCCCATTTGGTCCATCCAAGTAATATCATATTCTTTATTAAAATAATCTTTAACTATTTTAAATGTTTTTTCCGGGTCATTTATAGCTTTTCTTCCCATGATATTGACCAGTGCAACTCCTGTATACTCTACATACAAATCTATGTCTCCGGACCTTAAAGCTTGAAATGTAACCCCTGCTCCCCCCAAATTTATACCTGTTCTTTTAACTTTCAAATCTGTATTTTCTTCAAGTAAAGTGGCATACATATTTCCAAGTATAAGTTCTTCTGTATAGTTTTTAGATCCTACAACTATACTTCTATTGTCATCATATATTCTATAAGCTAAAGTTCCTCCTAACACTGTACATATAATAATTACAACAGTTATAGCTATTTTTTTGTTTCTTTTTTCTCTTTTTCTTGATCTTACTTTTCTCTTTTTATTACTTGGCACACTCTTTATTCCTTCTGGAATAACTGAATTCTCTATTTTGCCACTTATATAGTCCATTAAAAGTGCAAGAATTCCTGATGGTATAGCACCTGCTAAAATCATATAGTTATTTACCCTTTGAACACCTGTAAATACCATATACCCAAGCCCACCTGCACCTATAAATGCAGCTATTGTCATAAGTCCAACGGCTGTAACCGCAGCTATTCTAATTCCTGCCATTATAATTGGCATTGCTAATGGAAGTTGTACCATTTTTAATTTTTGGGCTGGTGTAAGTCCCATTCCTTCTGCCGCTTCTAACATATCTGGATTAATACTGCTCAAACCTATATAAGTATTTTTTATAATTGGAAGCAGGGAATATAAAAACACCATAAACACAGCTGGTGTACTGCCTATTCCAAGTATCGGAATCAAAAAGCCTAGTAACGCCAAACTAGGTACTGCTTGTATTACATTCGCCACTCCAATTACTGGTCCAGAAAGTTTTTTCTTTCTTGAAATCAATATTCCAAGTGGAACTCCAATTAATATTGCAACAGCTACAGAAGCTAATGTGAGTCCTATATGTTGAATCAATAAATTTAAAATTTCATTTTTTCTTTCTGACACATATATAAGAAAACCTCTCATTACATCCCCACCCCCTCTACATCTAAAAATTGTCCGCTTAAAACATTAATTAAACTACTTCTAGTAATTAATCCTAATAGTTTTTTATTTTCATCAACAACTGGAATATATCCAACGTTTTTAATATTCATAACTTCTAATACATCTACAATAGACTTGTCCTTATTTACACATACTACATCTCTATTCATAACATCTTTAAGCATTAATTTTTTATCATTTTCTCTGCTTTTTCTTATATCTTTTAGGGTAGCTATTCCCTTTAATGTATTGTTTCTATCTACAACTAAAATACTATCCACATGTCTTTCAGCCATTATTTCTGATGCTTGTAATATAGTTCTATTGCCAACAGCTTTAACTGGATTTTCTATTATTATATCCTCTGCTTTTATATATTCAGGTTGATTCCAAATTCTATTTTTTCCTATAAATTCTTCAACAAAGCCATGAGATGGATTTTTAAGTATGTTTTCTGGAGTATCATATTGAAGCACAATTCCATCCTTCATAATGCATATCTTGTCTGCTAATTTTAACGCCTCATCCATATCATGAGTAACAAACACTATAGTCTTTTTCATCTTTTCTTGTATGTTAAAAAGCTCATCTTGAA
This Clostridium novyi NT DNA region includes the following protein-coding sequences:
- a CDS encoding betaine/proline/choline family ABC transporter ATP-binding protein (Members of the family are the ATP-binding subunit of ABC transporters for substrates such as betaine, L-proline or other amino acids, choline, carnitine, etc. The substrate specificity is best determined from the substrate-binding subunit, rather than this subunit, as it interacts with the permease subunit and not with substrate directly.) gives rise to the protein MIELKNVKKTFQNTEVLKDINLKIEKGELVVLIGPSGCGKTTTLKMLNKLIKPTSGKIYINGEDISKKDSIKLRRNIGYVIQQTGLFPHMTVGDNIGLIPYLEGWEDEKIRNKTIELLNMVGMEPKKYIDRYPNELSGGQQQRIGVARAFATNPEIILMDEPFSALDPITRNQLQDELFNIQEKMKKTIVFVTHDMDEALKLADKICIMKDGIVLQYDTPENILKNPSHGFVEEFIGKNRIWNQPEYIKAEDIIIENPVKAVGNRTILQASEIMAERHVDSILVVDRNNTLKGIATLKDIRKSRENDKKLMLKDVMNRDVVCVNKDKSIVDVLEVMNIKNVGYIPVVDENKKLLGLITRSSLINVLSGQFLDVEGVGM
- the aroB gene encoding 3-dehydroquinate synthase, which codes for MRELKISLGENSYSILIEKGLISSIGKKISEIYNGKKVAVVTDKNVDKFYGDKIVSQLEGRGFNVKKIVLNPGEKSKSVEVLLNTYDELLDFNITRGDLIIALGGGVVGDLTGFAAATLLRGIPYIQIPTSLLAQIDSSIGGKVAVDLNRGKNLVGNFYHPKAVFIDPNMLKTLDERFFYDGMAEVIKYGCIRDKQLFYNLLNYNTNEELIENMEHIIYSCCNIKREIVERDEKDTGERMLLNFGHTIGHAIEKYFNFEKYTHGEAVALGMYAITKKSEEMKLTKEGTSNLIKDILTKYNLKYDIHLEDKESILNAISLDKKNKGEFMNIVILNEIGKSFIHKIKKEKVSDFI
- a CDS encoding glycine betaine ABC transporter substrate-binding protein translates to MRGFLIYVSERKNEILNLLIQHIGLTLASVAVAILIGVPLGILISRKKKLSGPVIGVANVIQAVPSLALLGFLIPILGIGSTPAVFMVFLYSLLPIIKNTYIGLSSINPDMLEAAEGMGLTPAQKLKMVQLPLAMPIIMAGIRIAAVTAVGLMTIAAFIGAGGLGYMVFTGVQRVNNYMILAGAIPSGILALLMDYISGKIENSVIPEGIKSVPSNKKRKVRSRKREKRNKKIAITVVIIICTVLGGTLAYRIYDDNRSIVVGSKNYTEELILGNMYATLLEENTDLKVKRTGINLGGAGVTFQALRSGDIDLYVEYTGVALVNIMGRKAINDPEKTFKIVKDYFNKEYDITWMDQMGYNNTYVLAVAKETAKKYGLKTLSDLAKVSNNLVLGCTMEFSDRQDGYLGMKDFYNMNVKDVKSLDGSLRYSALQSKEADVIDAFATDGLLKVYNLTRLEDDKHFFPPYYAAPIIRNDVLKKHPELKKVLNMLAGKVSEDDMTELNYKVDKLGEDPRKVADDFLRKRKLIK
- the aroF gene encoding 3-deoxy-7-phosphoheptulonate synthase; its protein translation is MIIVMKATASEKSIERIKEQITARGIGINDSKGDNFRILGLVGDTSNIDSNQIQANEDVERVVQVQEPYKKANRMFHPDDSIIKVKNTLIGGNNLTVMAGPCSVESEEQIVKLAQDVKKSGATFLRGGAFKPRTSPYSFQGMGLDGLELLKIARKETGLPIVTEIMSPNLVDKFVEDVDVIQVGARNMQNFDLLKELGKTNKPILLKRGLAATIEELLMSAEYIMAGGNENVILCERGIRTYETYTRNTLDLSAIPVIKKYSHLPVIVDPSHAGGLWWLVEPLAKAAVAVGADGLMIEVHNDPKNAKSDGGQSLKPEKFDTLMKDLRAVAKAVGKEI
- a CDS encoding prephenate dehydrogenase; this translates as MDEIDFNVTIVGLGLMGGSYACALRELNPKKIYAIDKDENALKLGEELGIIDKGFKDPRIPLRESDLVIICVYPKIIKEFIKDNIKYFKKGAILTDVTGIKSDFVEEINKVLREDMDFVFGHPMAGREFSGVKYASKDIFKNANYIITPNDRNKKENIEFLEQLVKKIGFSSVKKITPELHDKVVGFTSQLPHVIAVSLVNSDNLGIDTGKFTGDSYRDLTRIARINTKLWTELFIGNKKNLIDEIEEFQNNIQELKMAIVNDDIKGLCEILDTACKKREAMCE